CCTCCTCGATTGGCTGGTCAACGCGGCGCATTTGCGCTGGTTCCCCTGTTCCGCTCGGACCGCTCACGGTGTATCAGGAACTTCAAATCTGCATCAGGACAGCTCGTGCCCCAGTCTGCGACAAAGCCTTTCATCGACGTGCTCTCCGGCCAGCGTCAGGCCAACCCGCCCATCTGGATGATGCGGCAGGCCGGCCGCTACCTGCCGGAATATCGCGAGGTGCGCGCCAAGGCGGGCGGCTTCCTCGATCTCTGCTTCAACCCGGAGCTCGCCGCCGAGGTGACGCTGCAACCGATCCGCAGATTCGGCTTCGATGCGGCGGTCATCTTCTCGGACATTCTGGTGATCCCCTACGCGCTCTACCGCTCCGTGCGCTTCGAGGTTGGCGAGGGTCCGCGGTTGGATCCCCTGGATGATCCGGCGAAGGTCGCGACGCTGGCGCCGCGCGCCGACTTCGGTAAGCTCAAGCCTGTGTTCGAAGCGCTGAAGATCGTGCGCGGCACGCTCGATCCCAAAATCGCGCTGATCGGATTCTGCGGCGCGCCGTGGACGGTGGCGACCTACATGGTCGCAGGCCAGGGCACGCCGGACCAGGCACCGGCCCGCATGATGGCCTACCGGCATCCGGAGGCGTTTTCGAAAATCATCGACGTGCTGGTCGAGAATTCGATTCAGTATCTCCTGCTACAGCTCGCAGCCGGCGCCAATGCCTTGCAGATCTTCGACACCTGGGCCGGCGTGCTGCCGCCGGCCGAATTCGCGCGCTGGTCGGTCGAGCCGACACGGCGCATCGTCGAAGGCGTGCGCGCCATTGTGCCGGATGCGAAGATCATCGGTTTTCCCCGCGGGGCCGGCGCGCAGCTGCCCGGCTATGTCGAGGCGACCGGTGTGAACGCGGTCAGCATCGACTGGACCGCGGAGCCCTCCTTCATCCGCGAGCGCGTGCAGAGCAAGGTCGCCGTGCAGGGCAATCTCGATCCGCTGGTGCTGATCACGGGCGGCGCCGCGCTCGACCGCGCGGTCGACAACGTGCTGGCGAATTTTGGGCAAGGGCGCTTCATCTTCAATCTCGGCCACGGCATCCAGCCGGAAACGCCGATCGCCCATGTCGAGCAGATGGTCAAGCGCGTACGGGGGTGATCTATTTCCGTGCCTGGGGCGCGGAAAAACAAAAAAC
This genomic stretch from Bradyrhizobium sp. CCGB12 harbors:
- the hemE gene encoding uroporphyrinogen decarboxylase, whose product is MPQSATKPFIDVLSGQRQANPPIWMMRQAGRYLPEYREVRAKAGGFLDLCFNPELAAEVTLQPIRRFGFDAAVIFSDILVIPYALYRSVRFEVGEGPRLDPLDDPAKVATLAPRADFGKLKPVFEALKIVRGTLDPKIALIGFCGAPWTVATYMVAGQGTPDQAPARMMAYRHPEAFSKIIDVLVENSIQYLLLQLAAGANALQIFDTWAGVLPPAEFARWSVEPTRRIVEGVRAIVPDAKIIGFPRGAGAQLPGYVEATGVNAVSIDWTAEPSFIRERVQSKVAVQGNLDPLVLITGGAALDRAVDNVLANFGQGRFIFNLGHGIQPETPIAHVEQMVKRVRG